CGCGTATATCGCGATTTCCCAGGTGACAGACGCGAGGGCCTCCTCCACAAACATGACACCAACAAGGAAGAAGGTCAGCAGCATCAGCAGTATGCCCTCGGGCTCCGCAAAATCGGCCATCGTTTCCGTTGAACGTCGCGAAAGATTGCCGAAGGTGAGGCCACCAACATAAGCCGCAATGAAAGCGTTGCCACCAAGATGTTCCGCCCCGATCGCGGCGAGGAGCGCTAACGACACGCCTGATAGCGCGCAGAACGCGCCGTCAATCCACTCCCGCCGAATAGAGTGGTCGAGGCACTTTGCACCCAGCCCGCCGATAGCGACGCCCGCGATCAGCCCGAGCAGTAATTGCAGTGACGCAAACCGCATCGCGCCGGGGAATGAGTGGTACGGTGAATCTGGCATGCTCTCGGGACCAGCAACGCTTGCCATCCATGCAAAGAACAAGATGAGCGGGACCGCCAGACCATCATTGAGACCACTCTCGACGCAGAGTGCCTGCCGGACGCGGAGCGGCACCACATCGCTTGACACCACTGCGTGACTGAGCGCTGCGTCTGTGGGCGCGAGGATTGCAGCAAGAAGTGCGAGTTCCCACACACCAAACTGTGGAAAGAGGAGCCACGCAGCGGTCATACCAATCGCGATCATCAAGGGCATGCCGATGCCGAGCATCCTGGCTGGCATCGCAAGGTCCCGACGCAACGCCCTCAAGTCGATCCGGGCGGCATCCGTGAAGAGCAGGACAATGAGCGCAATCTCACCAAAGACGCGTACAAGTAAATCGACCCCGACTGTGGACGAGAGCGTTATCTGGTTTGTGCGCTCTGCCACAAATCCAAACGCAAGCCCCGCGCCAAGGAAAACCATCTGCCCGGTTACAATCCCTCGCGAGAGAAGACGCGAGAACAACCCGTACGCGAGCAGCAATGCCGATATGACGATGAGCCCGTGTTGCTCAAGCATGCGTCGCTCCGGACGGCAGCGGTCGAGACCTCACAGAGTCTAACGGAGGGCCGCGGCCGGGTGCTTGGGCGACGAAGCTCCTTCACTGTCTGTCAGCTCCCTGAGCGCGAGCCGATGAGTACACATCAGAGACCAGGAACACCCCGCCTTTCGGATGCTGCGACTGCGCGAGGATCGATTTGGCAACTATTGCGTGAGCAGCTTGGGTGCCCGCGGGATGTCGGCTGTTTGGCCACCCTGCGCCGCGACCACCCCACCCGCAATGGAAAAAGCCACCGCGGCCTGAGTAAGCCACGATGTCGCGGACTCTCCCCCTTATCATGGTCGAATCTCCTCGTGGTGTGCGCCGGCCCTCGCGATGCAACGATCATACCGATACTCCCCTGGTCGACTCCACGTGGAGAGCGGACGGGGGGCCGTCCGGCGAAGCGGCGACGACGTTCGATGGGAGTCGCAGCCCTGAGCATGAGTTGTAACTGTGACGATCGGGACTACTTGCAACTGCGGCCCGGGAACGCTCCGAATAAGGTGACACAATGAAGCCGAGAAAAGCGATCTATCGTGTCCACCGCTGGATTGGCTTGATCGTTAGCCTCCAACTCCTTGCCTGGAGCACCGGAGGATTCCTCTTCAGCATTCTCTCGCTGG
This region of Phycisphaeraceae bacterium genomic DNA includes:
- a CDS encoding cation:proton antiporter, producing the protein MLEQHGLIVISALLLAYGLFSRLLSRGIVTGQMVFLGAGLAFGFVAERTNQITLSSTVGVDLLVRVFGEIALIVLLFTDAARIDLRALRRDLAMPARMLGIGMPLMIAIGMTAAWLLFPQFGVWELALLAAILAPTDAALSHAVVSSDVVPLRVRQALCVESGLNDGLAVPLILFFAWMASVAGPESMPDSPYHSFPGAMRFASLQLLLGLIAGVAIGGLGAKCLDHSIRREWIDGAFCALSGVSLALLAAIGAEHLGGNAFIAAYVGGLTFGNLSRRSTETMADFAEPEGILLMLLTFFLVGVMFVEEALASVTWEIAIYAVLSLVGVRMIAVSVSLLGLRTSLETRIFLGWFGPRGLASALFGLLLLEGLTVPHSDLLFAVVMLTVVLSVMLHGATSAPLARWYATRLDSAECAAAQRPCRELSYRTRHRLSKRHVDAIHTELVPPAY